GCTCGCACGGCGCGAGCAGCGCGCTGCCCTCGCCGACGTCGTCCAGGCCTTGCGACATGGCGGCGTAGAGCGCGGCGCCCCGCGCGCCGGTCTCGTCGTCGGCGCAGCGTTCGACCGGGCGGCCCAGAAAAGCAGCGAGCAGGCGAACGAGGCGCGCATCGCTCGCACCGCCGCCCAGCACCGTGGAAGCGGCGACCGACAGGCCGCCGGCCGCAAGTCGCGCCGTCTGCCGCGCATGCAGCGCCGCCACGGCATCGACCACGGCGCGCGCCATGTCGGCGCGGGTGTGGTGGCTCTTGAGCCCCACGAAGCCCGCCGTCACGCCCCCGCCGCCGTTGACGAACGGCAAGAAGCGCAGGCCGCCGGCGCCCAGCGGCACCGTCATGGCAAGGTCGACCACCGCGCGCGCGTCGGGCAGCGCGAGCACGCCGGCCAGCCATGCGATGTTGGCCATCGACGAGGGGCTGTTCTCCATGTAGAGCCGCTCGTTCGTGCGGCCGAAATTCACGATGGAGGCGACAGCGGGCTTGGGTGCGAGCACCGGCCCGATGACCGCGTTGACGCACCAGGTGCCGAACACCTGCACCGCGCGGCCGCGGCCTTCGGCGCAGATCGCGGTCATCGAGGCAAGCAGGTCGATAGCGCCCATGGCGACTGGAATGCCAGCGGGCAGGCCGCAGAGCGCGGCCTCCGAGACACGCAATGTCCCGATCACCGTGCCGCTCGGCAGGATCGGGCCGAAGTTGTGCGCGCCCAGGTCCTTGAGGCCCGACGCCTCGAAGGCAGTCTGCGACCAGCCGCCGGTGGCGAGCGACACCAGCCCGGCGGTGCTCGCATCGCTCGCGTCGGTGGCGATCTCGCCGGTCAGCAGAAAGCCGAGGTAGTCCTTGGCAAACAGCAGGCGGCGCAGTTCGCCGCGCTGCACGGCATCGGCGCCCAGCAGCTCGGCGGCGATCACCGTCGGCTGGCCGGGCCAGGGGCCGCAACCGACCTCGTCGAAGAGTCGCGTGCCGTGGCTTTTGGCGAGCGTCCGGGCGCGGATATCGGCGCGCTGGTCGGTGGAGGCGACGGCGCGGCCGCCGACGAGTTCGTTGTTCGCATCGAGCGCGTAGAGGCCGGCGCCGTGGCCGGTGCAGGCCAGGGCGCGGACCTCGGCCGCGCGCGGTCCGAGCTGGTGGGCCACGTCGCGCAGCACATGGGTGAGCGCGGCGCGAATCGCCGCGGCGCGCACTTCGCAACCGCCGCCGGCGAGCCGGTCGTGCGGCAAAGGCATGCGCGACAAGGCGACGGCACGGCCGCTGCCGGCTTCGAGGGCCAGTGCTTTCAGGCTGCTCGAGCCCATGTCCACGCCGATGAGTATGTTTGGCATCATGTCATAACAGCTTCGGCGGAATAAAAGCGCATCGCCAGTAGCGTTTCCCCTAGTACTCGGTGCAATCGAGCCGGGATTACATTCTAGCCTGTCATAACAGCTGATGTGACACCGAGGTCCCGAAGATCTGCTCGAAAAGCAGGTCGCAAGCTCTGCCAGTCAACGTGAGGAGACAAAGAATGAGGCGTAATTTCCTGAAGTCCGCGGCCGCCGCCGGTATCGGCCTGGCCGGTGCGAGCGCGTTCGCGCAACAGCAAGCCGCAGCTCCTGCGGCAGCCGGAGCAGGTGCGGGCCTGCGCGGCAATGCCAGCGACGTCTACGTGATGAACGTGATGGTCTCCGGCGTGGAGTACTGGTTTCCGGTCTACGAAATGATGAAGCAGCTCGGCCGCACGCTGGGCGTTCGCACCCGCTACACCGGCACGCCCGAGTACGACGTGAACAAGCAGCTCGCGTCGTTCGAGCAGGAACTGGCGCGCAAGCCCGCCGGCATCCTGCTGCACCCGATGAATCCCGATCCGTTCATCGAGCCGATCAACCGCGCGGCGGCGATGGGCATCCCGGTCGTCACCTTCGCGGCGGACTCGCCGAACTCCAAGCGCACCTCCTTCGTCACCTCGGACAACGACCGCGAAGGCACGCAGGCGGCCGACGCGATTGCCGCATCGCTCAACGGCAAGGGCGAATACGCGGTGCTCGAGAACCCGGGCCAGGACAACCACGACCGCCGCATCGCCGCCTTCGTGAACCGCATGAAGACCAAGCACACGGGCATGAAGCTGGTCGGCCGCGCCGCCAGCAACCAGGACCCGAACAAGGCCTACCAGGCGGTGCTGAGCCTCGCGCAGGCCAACCCGAACCTGGGCGCGCTGTTCATGCCCGAAGCCAACTCGGCGCTCGGCGCGGCGCAGGCCAAGGTCGAGACCAAGAAGAACATCAAGGTGATGTGCTGCGACGTGAACGCCAAGATCCTCGACATGATCAAGTCGGGCGACGTGTTCGGCGCCATCAACCCGAACCAGGGCATGCAGGGCTACATGGGCATGATGATGCTGTTCCTGGCCAAGAACCCCTCGCTCATCGACCCGATGAACGATGCCAAGCGCAACGGCACCAATCCGATGGCCGTGCCCTTCCTGGACAACGGCCTGGCCGTGGTCAGCAAGGCCAACGCCGACGACTTCTACTGGGACAAGTACCTCGCGCGCCGCGGCACCAAGGGAATCGGCGAGTGACCACGTTGCTCGAACTGCGCGGCATCAGCAAGCGCTTCGGCGCTTCGCGCGCGCTCTCGGGCGTGGACTTCTCGCTGCACGCGGGCGAGATCCACGCCCTGTGCGGCGAGAACGGCGCGGGGAAGTCGACGCTGATGAACATCATCGACGGCATCCACCGCCCCGACGAAGGCGAGATCCTGCTGAACGGCCGGAAGGTGATCATCGACGGCCCCGCGCATGCCATGCGCCTGGGCATCGGCCTGGTGCACCAGGAGATTGCGCTGTGCGCCGACGCGACCGTGGCCGAGAACATCTTCATGCCGGAGATCAATGCTGGCAACGCGGCGTGGATGAACTACGCCGGCTTCAACGACCGCGCCGCGAAGGTGCTGCGCCGGTTGGGGCAGGACATCGACCCCGGCATGCTCGTGCGTGACCTGAGCATCTCGAGCCAGCAGCTGGTGGAGATCGCCAAGGCGCTCACGCTCGACTGCAAGGTGCTGATCCTCGACGAGCCCACGGCCGCGCTGACCGACAACGAGTCGGCGGCGCTGTTCCGCGTGCTGCACGACCTGAAGGCGCGGGGCATCGGCATCATCTACATCAGCCACCGCATGGCCGAGATCTTCACGCACGGCGACCGTGTCACCGTGCTGCGCGACGGGCGCAACGTGCATTGCGGGCCGCTCGCAGGCCTCACGCCGGACGAACTGGTCCGCCGCATGGTGGGGCGCGATCTCGGCAACTACTATCCGCCGAAGCAAGCCCTCGCCCAGTCCTCCGGACCCGTGCTCGAAGTGGCGGACATCGCCGACGGCGAGCGCGTGCACGGCGTTTCCTTCGCACTCCAGCGCGGCGAGATCCTCGGCATTGCCGGACTCATGGGCGCCGGCCGCAGCGAATTGGCCGAAACCGTGTGCGGCCTGCGAAGTGCGAAACGCGGCACGGTGCGCCTGAACGGCAAGACGCTTTCGATCCGCAAGTACAGCGACGCATTGCGCGCAGGCATCGCCTACCTTAGCGAAGACCGCAAGGCGGCCGGCGTGTTCCTCGACCTGCCGATTGCACAGAACGTGTCGTCGATGGCGCTGCGCCGCGTGAGCTCCGCCTGGGGCCTCTTGAAGCGCTCGGCCGAGCACAAGCTCGCGAAGGAACTCGGCGCCAAGCTCAATCTGAAATCGGACGGCGTGGCCATCGAGGTGGCCAGCCTCTCGGGCGGCAACCAGCAGAAGGTGGCGATCGCCAAGCTGCTCGCCACCAACCCGTCGGTACTGCTGATGGACGAGCCCACGCGCGGCGTCGACGTGGGCGCGAAATCGGAGATTCACCACATCCTGCGCGAGCTCGCGACCCAGGGCGTGGGCGTGATCGTGATCTCGTCGGAGCTGCCCGAAATCATCGGCCTGTGCGACCGCGCACTGGTCATCCGCGATGGGCGGCTCGCGGGCGAACTGACATCCGAAGAAATGACGGAAGAGGCCCTGCTGCGGCTGGCTTCCGGACTCTGCGAACAGGAAACAGCATGAACTACCCGGCACAACTCGATGCGGGCCTTCCTCCACGGCATTCTGGACAGTCAGGAGGCGGCCCCGTGAAGCCCGCCAACAAACTCACGAGCATGCGCGAAGCAGGCTTGCTGCTGATCATCGCGGTGCTGTGCATCGCGATGAGCTTCGCATCGCCCTACTTCCTCACCTGGGACAACGTGCGCGCAATGCTGTTGTCCTTCTCCATCGAAGGCATCGTGGTGGTCGGCATGACCATCTTGCTGATCGTCGGCGGCATCGATCTTTCGGTGGGGTCGGTGGTCTGCTTCGCGATGGTGGTCACGGGCAAGCTCTTTCTCATGGGCGTGGACCCGTGGCTTGCAAGCCTGGTGGCCATCGGCGCGAGCGGGCTCGTCGGCGCGATGATCGGCGGCTGCGTCACGCGCATCGGGCTCAATCACTTCATCGCCTCGCTGGCCTTCATGGTGATCGTGCGCGGGCTGTGCCTTGCGCTCACGCAGGGCACGCCGCAGTCGCTGTTCTCGCTGCCGGCCGAGTTCAAGTTCATCGGACAGGGCACGCTGTTCGGCATTCCCGCCGTCATCCTGATCTTCGTAGCGATCGTCGTCGTAAGCGACTTCGTGCTGCGCCGCTCGACCTTGCTGCGGCGCGTGTTCTACACCGGCAGCAACGAGAAGGCCGCGCTCTACTCTGGCATTCGCGTGGGGCGCGTGAAGTTCTGGGTCACGGTGCTGTGCTCGGCATCGGCGGGCCTGGCCGGCGTGATCTACACGGCCCGCTTCGGCGCTGCCACACCCACCTTCGGCATGGGCATGGAGCTCAACGTGATTGCCGCGGCGGTGATCGGCGGCGCGAGCCTCAAGGGCGGCTCGGGCACGGTGCTGGGCGCGGTGCTGGGCCTGGCGCTGCTCTCGGTGGTGACCAGCTCGCTGATCCTGCTCGACGTGTCGCCTTACTGGCAGGACGTGATCAAGGGATTGATCCTGCTCGCGGCCGTGACCATCGACCACCTCCTGAACACGAGAAAGACGACGCGATGATGATGAAGAAGACGACGCTGGGCCCTTCGGGCATCGAATGCTCGGCCATCGGCCTGGGGACCTGGGCCATGGGCGGATGGATGTGGGGCGGCGGCGACAACGCGGCGGCCGTGGTCGCCATCCAGGCCTCGCTGGACGCGGGCGTGAACCTGATCGACACCGCGCCGGCCTACGGCCTCGGGCGCTCCGAAAGCATCGTGGGCACCGCGCTCAAGGGGCGCCGCCACGAGGCGGTGATCGCGACCAAGTGCGGCCTGGTGTGGCACACGCAACAGGGCACGCACTTCTTCGAGGAAGACGGGCATCCCGTGTACCGCTATCTCGGCCGCGAATCGATCATGCACGAATGCGAGGAGAGCCTGAAGCGCCTGCAGACCGACTACATCGATCTCTACATCACGCATTGGCAGGACAGCACCACGCCCGTGGCCGAGACCATGGACGCGCTGCTCGAACTCAAGAAGCAGGGAAAGATCCGCGCCATCGGCGTGAGCAACGTGAGCCCCGAGACGCTCTCCGAATATCTTCGCCATGGCCCGGTCGATGCCGCGCAGGAGCGCTACAGCCTGATCGACCGCGAGATCGAGCAGACGCTGGCGCCGCTGTGCAGCGAGCACCAGGTGGCGGTGCTCGGCTATTCATCCCTGGCGCTGGGCCTGCTCGCCGGCTCCATCGATCCCGGGCGCGAGTTCAAGGGCGACGACCAGCGTGCGAGCAATCCGCGCTTCAGCGCAGGCAACCGTGCCACGCTCAAGGCCTTCTTCGAAGAACTCGACCCGCTGCGCACGCGGCTGGAGTGCTCCTTCGGACAGATGATGATCGCGTGGACTGTCGCGCGCGGCACCGTTTCGGTGGCGCTGTGCGGCGCGCGCGTGCGCCAGCAGGCCATCGAGAACGCCGGCGCCGGTGCGGTCGAACTGGGCGACGAAGCCCTACGACTGATCGACGCCGCGGCGAAGCGCCACCTCTCCGCGCTCGCCTGACCCCCCCTCTTCATTTCCGACCCCAACAAGGAGTTCTTTCCCATGTCGAAAGACAAGACAGCACGGCTCAACCGCCTGCTCACCAACGGCCGCTGCCTGGACATCGCCCTGGACCACGGCGTGTGCAACGAGCCGTCATTCCTCGACGGCCTGGAGGACATGCCCCAGGTCATCGACAAGCTCGTGGCCGCCGCACCCGATGCGCTGCAACTCAACTACGGCCAGTCCGACCTGCTGCAGGACCGCCCCGGCCGCGACAAGCCGGCGCTAGTGATGCGCATCGACATGGGCAATCCCTACAACGCCACGCTGCACCGCGTGATGTGGGCCCAGCTGCAGAACGAGCACGACCCGGTGTTGCCGGCCGTACAGCGCGACGCGGCGTGCGTGGTGGTCAACCTCTTCATGCTGCCCAATGAGCCCGACCTGTTCCGCCAGTGCGTGCAGAACATCGCGCGCGTCCGTGCGGACTGCGACCGCTACGGCATGCCGCTGATGATCGAGCCGCTGGTGATGCAGTCACCCACCCCCGGCAGCCGCTACCAGGTCGACGGCGATGCCGAGAAGATCGTCACGCTGGTGCGCCTTGCGCGCGAGATGGGCGCCGACATCGTCAAGGCCGACCCGACCAGCGACCCTGCCGACTTCCACCGCGTGGTGCAGGCGGCGCGCTGCCCCGTGCTCGTGCGCGGCGGCGGGCGCGAAGACCTGCAGCAGGTGTTCGCGCGCTCGCGCGCGCTGCTGGACCAGGGCGCGGTCGGCATGGTGTACGGACGCAACGTCTACCAGCACGCCAATCCGTCGGCGGTGGTGAGTGCGCTGATGGCCATGATCCACCGCGGCGCGAGCGCCAAGGAGGCCTGGTCCCTCTACGAATCGGGCGGCGCGAAGTAAGACAAAGAACGAGCGCCGGCGCAACAACCAAGAAAAAGTCAGCACGGCAGGCGATGCACCCGTCGCCTGCCGGGGTGCGTCCTGCGCGCGCACTGGAGAGGGATCGAGCAACGGGTTGCCCTGCGAACTTCTAACACTCTGGAGGCGACGATGAAGATCCGGTATTTCTTGATGGCGTTATTGGCCCCGCTCGTCACATTGCTGACGCATGCGGCCATCACCGGGGTCAGCCCGATGACCACCCTGGGCAACATGGCGACCGCTGCGGCCGAAGCTGTTGCCGATCCGCTCCCGCTGCAGGGGCCGGGCCTCGGCAATCTCACCTACACCTCGGCCGAGCTCTTCAAGCCGGTATCGATGATCACGAGCCCCGCGCACCCGCTCGATCCGGCGCACAGCAGTGCCTACGAATCGCGCGAGGTGCCCGCCACCTACCCGGGCCGAAAGGACTACGGGATGAACGCGGGCATCATGGTCAACGGCTACTTCCTGACCTCCTTCGCGCCGGACAGCGGCCTCGGCCCGGGCGGCTTCCTGCTGTACGACGTGTCGAACCCGCGCCAGATCCAGCTCGTCAAGAAGATCTACGAGCCCGATGACGCTACAGGGGGTCGCACCAAGGAGTTCCGCGAAACGCACTCCTTCGGCACCGCCAAGATCGGCGGCAAGACCTACGTGGTGCTGCCCAGCATCAACGGCGTCGAGTTCTGGGACTTCACCGACGTCAACGACATCAAGCAGGTGAAGAAGCTGGCGCTGCCCGGCGTCAATGCCGGCGACTACGAGAACGTGGCCTGGCAGCTCTGGTGGCAAGCGCCCTACCTGTACGTGGCGTCGGCGGGCCGGGGCATCTTCATCGTCGATGCGCGCGATCCGGTCAACGCGGTGGTCGCGAACCGCGGCGCCGGCAAACCCAACCCGGTGCCGACGGGCGAACTCGGTGGTTTCCGCATCGGCCCGATCTTCACGATGGGCAACCACATGGTGCTGACCGCGATGGAAAGCAACGGCGGTTTCGCGAGCCTGGACATTTCCGATCCGCTCAACCCCAAAGTGCTCGATGCCATCGTGGGCACGACGCCGTTCTATTACGCGACCTGCTTCGACGGCAAGAGCCTGCATACCTCGGCCCGCAACAGCGGCGCCAAGATGTACAGCTACGACCTGAGCGACCGTTCGCGCTTCGTGCCCCAGGACAACCGGCTGGTCATCGACGAACAGCTGTACTGCGCCACGCAGGACAACTACGTGATCCAGGGCGCGCAAACGCGCATCCACAAGGTCGACGTGAGCAATCCGCTCAACCACGTGGAGGTGGGCCGCGGCAGCATCCTGCGCGAGGACGACCCGAACTTCTCGCATTCGGACAACGGCCAGGTCGCAATGTTCGGCAACCTCGTGTTCGTGGGCAACGACCACGGCTCGGGCAGCGGTTTCGTCGTGCATGCGGTGGACCCCGACACCACCAAGCCCGAAGTGAAGCAGGTCTCGCCCGCCAGCGGCGCCAAGCAGCAGGCGCTGACCTCGCGCATCGGCCTGGGCATGACCGACAGCATCCGGCCCGAGAGCGTGAATGCCAACACCTTCATCGTGCGCCCGGTGGGCGGCAACACGCTGGCCGGCACCTACAGCGTGCAGCTGGGCATCATCAACTTCCACCCCGAGCAACCGCTCTCGCCCGGCACCAGCTATGAAGTGTTCCTGCCGGCCAACGGCGTGAAGGACTATGCGGGCAACGCCATCGGTGCCGACTACAAGTCGACCTTCAACACCGGCAACGCGACCGACATCAACCTGATGCACTACTGGACGCTGGCGGGCAACCTCACCGACCCCATCGGCAACAACAACGGCACGCCGGTATCGGGCGACGCGTTCGAGAGCATCGGCCTCAACTTCGCGAACCGCACCGCCGGCGTGCCGCTGAAGAACGATGCGGTCGCCACCGTGCTCGGCGGCACCGCTTCGTTGAGCTTCTACATGAAGACCACGCAGGCGGGCGGTGCAAGCTCATGGACCGCGCCCGGCATCTTCGGGCGCGACCAGGCGAGCGGCGCGGACGACGTGTTCTGGGGCTGGCTCGACAACGGCGGGCGCATCAAGCTCTCGGTCGGCAACGACGCCGGCACCACCTCCACCGCGGTGGTGAACGACGGCAACTGGCACCACGTGGTGCTGACGCGCGATGCGGCATCGGGCGCGCAGGCGGTGTACGTCGACGGCGTGAAGACCACGTCCGCCGGGCTCACGGGCAACAAGGGCCTCGCAAACAAGTTCACCCTGCTGGGGCAGATCCAGGGCAACGCCGCGCTCTTCAAGGGAACGTTGGCCGAGGTGCGCGTCTATGGCCGCGTGCTGAGCGACAGCGAGGTGAGCACGCTGCGCGGTCAGACCATCATCGGCGACCCGGGCATCGGCGGCGGACCGAAGATCGTCAACGGCCAACTGGTGTTCAACCCGGCCACGCTCGGCAGCAGCGGCGCGCAGTTCCGCTGGAACTTCGGCGACGGCACGCAGACGGCCTACTCGACCCAGCCGAACTACGCCTACACCTACACGCGCCCAGGCCACTTCACGGTAACGCTGACGGTGAGGGACGCGAGCGGGCGCGAGACCTTCTACACCTACAACCTCACCGTGATCGCACCGGTCACGGCACAGGCCCCGACGCACACCACCAACATCGCGGGCGATGCCGGCTCGGTGTACTCGGTCAATCCCGACAGCGGCACGGTCGCCGCCATCGACGCGCAGACCCTGGCCAAGCGCTGGGAGACGCGCGTGGGCGACGAACCCAAGACGCTGGCGGTGGGCCCCGACGGCCGCATCTGGGTCACGGTGCAGGGCGAGGACAAGCTGGTGGCGCTCAACGCCGCCGACGGCACGCTTTCGGCCACCGTGCCGCTGGCCTACGGCAGCGGCCCTTATGGCGTCGCCTTCACGCCGGACCGCTCGAAGGGCCTGCTGACGCTCGAAAGCAAGTCGGTGCTGATGAGCTTCGACCCGAGCAGCGGGGCCACCACCGGCGCGGTCGCGCTCGACGGCAACCTGCGCGGCATCGCGATCAACGCCGACTCGCAGGTGGCCTACGTCACCCGCTTCAAGTCGAAGATGACGGGCGGCCAGCTGCACAAGGTGAACCTGCAGAGCATGAGCGCCATGACCACGATCGCGCTGCCGGTGGACACCACCACGGTGGATACCGAGAGCCGTGCGCGCGGCGTGGCCAACTACCTGAGCCAGGTGGTGATCTCGCCGGACGGCACGCGGGCGGTGCTGCCTTCGAAGAAAGACAACATCGTGCGCGGCAAGTTCAGGGACGGCAACAACCTGCTGCACGACCAGACGGTGCGGTCCATCCTGTCGCAAGTCAACCTGCAGACGGCCACCGAGGTGTTTGCCGAGCAGATCGACTTCGACGACCGCGCACCCGCGCGCGCCGCGCTGTTCACGCCCTCGGGCGACTACCTCTTCGTGGCGCAGATGGAGGGCAACCGCGTGGCCATCGTCGATCCGTACAGCCGCTCGGTGCGCGGCGAGATCAACGCGAGCAGCGCGCCGCACGGCCTATACCTGGACGCGGCGCGCAAACGCCTGTTCGTCAACAACTTCCTGGCACGCTCGGTGTCGGTGCATGACGTGGCGTCGGTGCTCGCCTCCGAATCCGCGGCCCCGACCTTCCTGCAGAACGTGTCGACAGTGGCCCAGGAGCCGATGGCCGGCGCGGCGCTGCGGGGCAAGCAGGTGTTCTACAACGCCTCCGACCGGCGCATTAGCAAGGACAACTACATCTCATGTGCCAGCTGCCACGCGGACGGCGGCGACGACGGCATGGTGTGGGACTTCACGCAGCGCGGCGAAGGGCTGCGGCGCACCATCGGACTGCAAGGCCGCAGGGGGCTGGGCCACGGCAAGCTGCACTGGACGGCCAACTTCGACGAGGTGCAGGACTTCGAGAACGACATCCGCAACGAGTTCGGCGGCACCGGCTTCCTGACGAACGCGGACTTCGCCGCCACGGCCGATCCGCTGGGCGCGCCCAAGGCCGGCAAGAGCGCGCAACTCGACGATCTCGCCGCCTACCTGGGCTCGCTGAACAAGTACATGCGCAGCCCGGCGCGCAATGCGGACGGCAGCCTGAGCGTCGATGCGGCGCGCGGCCAGGCGCTGTTCGCGTCGGCGCAGTGCGTGACCTGCCACTCGGGCGGCACCTTCCGCGACGGCATCCGGCACGACGTGGGCACGGTCCAGGCCTCGTCGGGCAAGGGCATGAACCAGCCGCTGGCAGGCGTGGGCTTCGACACGCCGACGCTGTCGGGCACGTGGAACACCGCGGCCTTCTTCCACAACGGGCAGGCGGCCACGCTGCAGGCAGTGCTCGACAGCGGCCACGGCAATGCCAACAGCCTGCCGGCCGCCGACGTGGTGGCGATCCGCGAGTACGTCCGGTCGCAGGACACGGCGCCTGCCCTAGTCACACGCCTGCGTTCGGACCTCAACCCCACGATGTGCGTGAACATCAAGGGCGCGCTCACCACCAGTGGCGCGACGGCGGTGCAATGGCCCTGCGGCAACGCCGGCAACGAGAAGTTCACGGTGAACAGCATCACCGGCGGCTACGTGCAGTTCGTGGCCGAGCACAGCGGGCTGTGCCTGGCGCAGAACGGCACCGCGACCACCAATGCGCCGGTGGTGCAGGTGGCCTGCTCGGCCGGAAACACGGCGCAGTGGAGCCTGGTGGGCGGAAGCATCAGGAACCGTGCTTCGGGGTCGTGCCTGGACGTGCCGAACGGCTCGACGGCGCAGGACACCGCATTGATCACGTGGACCTGCAACGGGGGCAATAACCAGAACTGGACGCAGCTCCCGTAAGCGGCGCAGCGCTCCGTGAAAGGCCGGCCGTTTCGACGGCCGGCTTTTTTTCGGCACTGTGGGCAAAAGACGGCCGGCCCAGCCCGTCAGAAGCGACGGTTGTAGGAGAAGGTCACCCCCGCCTTGCCGAGAACGGCAGCCTGTATCGCATCCCGAGGGGTCAGGCGCCAACCGACGGCCGGAATAATGGCGGGGGAGAAGCCCCCAACGTTCAGTGGCACCTTGTTCTTGAAGCGCCCGCGGTAGCCGTAGATGATGCCGCCGCACAACTTGAAGTACAGCGAGTCGGTACCCAGCAGCTCATCCCACTCATGGCCGTAGTACGCGTAGGCCGATAGCTGACCGAAGGAATTGCTGAAGAGTGCGCCTCCTATGGCCGAACCATCGGATGCAATCCGCTCCAGCCCGAGCAGAACCACATGGCGGTGTTCTGCATCCATGTGCCAATGGTGCGTGAAGGGCGCAACCACAAGCTCCCACGAGGCGTCGGCAACCGGCTTGGCAGAGCTTGCAGCACAAGCACCCACGTTCGCGCATGTGCACGCAGCCAACATGGCGAGCGCTCCCCAGGCATTGCATTTCTTCATTGTTGATCCCTGTTTTTTTATCGCATCCCGGTGCATGGCGGATCGCCTTGCCACCGGATGCGGGGATGAGCCTATCCGGCCTCGAAGGTCGCCGCCGCTTGTTCACCCGCCAAATCACATGCAGCGACGCAATTCTTCACGGTGGGCGGATCTGATGAACATGATCTCCCAGGTCATGGACCGCATACACCTGCTATGGGAAAGTGGCCCCATCGATCAAC
The Variovorax paradoxus genome window above contains:
- a CDS encoding FGGY family carbohydrate kinase; translation: MMPNILIGVDMGSSSLKALALEAGSGRAVALSRMPLPHDRLAGGGCEVRAAAIRAALTHVLRDVAHQLGPRAAEVRALACTGHGAGLYALDANNELVGGRAVASTDQRADIRARTLAKSHGTRLFDEVGCGPWPGQPTVIAAELLGADAVQRGELRRLLFAKDYLGFLLTGEIATDASDASTAGLVSLATGGWSQTAFEASGLKDLGAHNFGPILPSGTVIGTLRVSEAALCGLPAGIPVAMGAIDLLASMTAICAEGRGRAVQVFGTWCVNAVIGPVLAPKPAVASIVNFGRTNERLYMENSPSSMANIAWLAGVLALPDARAVVDLAMTVPLGAGGLRFLPFVNGGGGVTAGFVGLKSHHTRADMARAVVDAVAALHARQTARLAAGGLSVAASTVLGGGASDARLVRLLAAFLGRPVERCADDETGARGAALYAAMSQGLDDVGEGSALLAPCELIEPDARDARAHADFNADFNELIDSMSPAFTHISGGAK
- a CDS encoding substrate-binding domain-containing protein, which encodes MRRNFLKSAAAAGIGLAGASAFAQQQAAAPAAAGAGAGLRGNASDVYVMNVMVSGVEYWFPVYEMMKQLGRTLGVRTRYTGTPEYDVNKQLASFEQELARKPAGILLHPMNPDPFIEPINRAAAMGIPVVTFAADSPNSKRTSFVTSDNDREGTQAADAIAASLNGKGEYAVLENPGQDNHDRRIAAFVNRMKTKHTGMKLVGRAASNQDPNKAYQAVLSLAQANPNLGALFMPEANSALGAAQAKVETKKNIKVMCCDVNAKILDMIKSGDVFGAINPNQGMQGYMGMMMLFLAKNPSLIDPMNDAKRNGTNPMAVPFLDNGLAVVSKANADDFYWDKYLARRGTKGIGE
- a CDS encoding sugar ABC transporter ATP-binding protein, encoding MTTLLELRGISKRFGASRALSGVDFSLHAGEIHALCGENGAGKSTLMNIIDGIHRPDEGEILLNGRKVIIDGPAHAMRLGIGLVHQEIALCADATVAENIFMPEINAGNAAWMNYAGFNDRAAKVLRRLGQDIDPGMLVRDLSISSQQLVEIAKALTLDCKVLILDEPTAALTDNESAALFRVLHDLKARGIGIIYISHRMAEIFTHGDRVTVLRDGRNVHCGPLAGLTPDELVRRMVGRDLGNYYPPKQALAQSSGPVLEVADIADGERVHGVSFALQRGEILGIAGLMGAGRSELAETVCGLRSAKRGTVRLNGKTLSIRKYSDALRAGIAYLSEDRKAAGVFLDLPIAQNVSSMALRRVSSAWGLLKRSAEHKLAKELGAKLNLKSDGVAIEVASLSGGNQQKVAIAKLLATNPSVLLMDEPTRGVDVGAKSEIHHILRELATQGVGVIVISSELPEIIGLCDRALVIRDGRLAGELTSEEMTEEALLRLASGLCEQETA
- a CDS encoding ABC transporter permease, with amino-acid sequence MNYPAQLDAGLPPRHSGQSGGGPVKPANKLTSMREAGLLLIIAVLCIAMSFASPYFLTWDNVRAMLLSFSIEGIVVVGMTILLIVGGIDLSVGSVVCFAMVVTGKLFLMGVDPWLASLVAIGASGLVGAMIGGCVTRIGLNHFIASLAFMVIVRGLCLALTQGTPQSLFSLPAEFKFIGQGTLFGIPAVILIFVAIVVVSDFVLRRSTLLRRVFYTGSNEKAALYSGIRVGRVKFWVTVLCSASAGLAGVIYTARFGAATPTFGMGMELNVIAAAVIGGASLKGGSGTVLGAVLGLALLSVVTSSLILLDVSPYWQDVIKGLILLAAVTIDHLLNTRKTTR
- a CDS encoding aldo/keto reductase — encoded protein: MMMKKTTLGPSGIECSAIGLGTWAMGGWMWGGGDNAAAVVAIQASLDAGVNLIDTAPAYGLGRSESIVGTALKGRRHEAVIATKCGLVWHTQQGTHFFEEDGHPVYRYLGRESIMHECEESLKRLQTDYIDLYITHWQDSTTPVAETMDALLELKKQGKIRAIGVSNVSPETLSEYLRHGPVDAAQERYSLIDREIEQTLAPLCSEHQVAVLGYSSLALGLLAGSIDPGREFKGDDQRASNPRFSAGNRATLKAFFEELDPLRTRLECSFGQMMIAWTVARGTVSVALCGARVRQQAIENAGAGAVELGDEALRLIDAAAKRHLSALA
- a CDS encoding class I fructose-bisphosphate aldolase produces the protein MSKDKTARLNRLLTNGRCLDIALDHGVCNEPSFLDGLEDMPQVIDKLVAAAPDALQLNYGQSDLLQDRPGRDKPALVMRIDMGNPYNATLHRVMWAQLQNEHDPVLPAVQRDAACVVVNLFMLPNEPDLFRQCVQNIARVRADCDRYGMPLMIEPLVMQSPTPGSRYQVDGDAEKIVTLVRLAREMGADIVKADPTSDPADFHRVVQAARCPVLVRGGGREDLQQVFARSRALLDQGAVGMVYGRNVYQHANPSAVVSALMAMIHRGASAKEAWSLYESGGAK